The sequence AGAACAGCGGCGGCCCTTTCGGCGAGGCGAAGCTGCTGGCCGCTCGTCGTCTCGGCCTGCCGGTGGTGGTGGTGCGCCGGCCGGTTGTTGCCGGCGGCGAGGTGGTCGAGGAGGTCGCTTCCGCGCTCGCCTGGCTGGAAGCGCGGCTTTGATGCCTCAGGCGCGGGCGGACTTTCCCGACAGCTTCAGGCACAGGATCTTCCACAGATAGCGGATGATGCCGCTCGTATAGCGTTGGCCCAGACGCTTGGGCTCCTGCCACAGGCGGTAGACCCACTCCAGCCCGTTGTGCCGCAGCAGCGAAGGCGCGCGCGTCACCTCGCCGGCGGTGAAGTCGAACAGCGCGCCGACGCCCAGAGCCAGCGGCACGTCGAGATCGCTCCATAGCCGGTTGATGAGAAATTCCTGGCGCGGATTGCCCATTGCCACCAGCAGGATGTCGGGGCGGGCGGCGTTGATGTCGGCAATGATCTCCGGGATCTCGTCCTCGCCGAAATACCCGTTGCGCCACCCGCAGATGGTGATTGTGGAGTGGCGGGCGGCGAAGACACCGGCGGCCTTCTCCACCACTTCGGGCCGGGCACCGAACAGATAGACGCGGGTGCCGTGAGGTGCGGCGTCCAGCAGTGCGGGCACGAAGTCGGTGCCGTTCAGATTGTCCTCGAAACCTGCGCCGGACAGAACCCTTGCGCCGATTTCCGCGCCGATCCCGTCATTGAGCACGAGGAACTGGGCGAGCGCCTTGGCGAAGGCCGGATCGTCCATCGCCAGCAGCAGGCCGTGGGCATTGGCAAAGGCAACGGCAAGACGGGTGCCGGAGCCGGGAACGGCAAGCAGGCGGCGGATCGCGTCCGTGCGGCTGAGGCGCGCGATGGCCACCGGGCCTATCTGCACGCTGTCCTGGTCTGTCTTGGCGATTTCGCGCGTCATCCGCTTCCGTCCGTTGCCTTCGCCCGGCACTGTCACAGGTATGGGGTGTTCCGATCAACAGCAGTCTAACGATACTCCGCAGGAATTGGGGCAGCATGAACACCCGGTTAACCGCGCGGACGGGCTCGCTGTTTGCAGCTGCCCTTTGGGGAAATGTTAACCATGACGGACGAGACTGGAGAACATGCCGGCCATGTGGCGTGGCGGTGAGCCGGGCCTCCGGCGCGTGAGAACAGCGATGGCTTCCCGAGCATGATCGATATCTACCAGATCCCCGGCATTCTGAAGAAGCGCATGATCTGGCTGATCATCCTGCCGTTGCTCTTCATGACCCTTGCGCTCGTCTATCTGACCATGCGCACCCCGAACTATCGGGCGGTGGTCGAATTGCTGATCGAGCCGCAGGCGCTGCAGATCGTCGGCAACGAAATCGTGTCGCGCCAGGGCGGAGACAGCGTCCAGCGTCTGGCCATCGACAGCCAGACCTATGTGATTCTCTCCAATTCCGCGCTCAACGAGGTCATCGACAAGCTCGACCTGGAGAACGACCCGGCGATCCTGCCGAAGTCCGGCGGACTTCTGTCGCGGCTCCTGGGCAGCGGCAAGGAGCCGTCGGCGCAGGACCGGCGCGCGGCGGCCGTCAACGCCCTGCGCGAGCGCCTCCAGGTGATGCGCATCGAGAACTCCTTCGTCTTCAACATCTTCATGCAGCACCCCGACCGCTTCAAGGCTGCCGAGATCGCCAACGAGGCGGCCCGCATCTATCTCGACGAGCAGCGCACGCGGCGCACCGAGTCCACCTTGCGCGCCTCGGTCGAACTGCAGGCCCAGGCGGATGGCTTGCGCAAGCGCGTCGAGGAAGCCGAGGCGAAGGTCGAGGCCTTCCGCGCCGAGAACGGCCTGATCCGTACCAGCGAGCGCGGACTTGTCGTGGGGCAGCGGTTGCAGGAGCTGAACTCGCAGCTCACCCAGGCGCGGGTGGAGCTGGAGGGCGCGCGTGCCAATGCCGAACTGCTTGCCGGGCTGACCGCCGATGCCATCGAGGGCGGCTCCCTGCCGGTCCGCCTCCAGACCTCGACGCTCGGCTCCCTGCGTGTCCAGTATGCCCGTATCGCCGAACGCGAGGCGCAGGCGGCAACGACGCTCGGTGCCAATCACCCCCAGCTGCGCGAGCTGCGCTCCCAGTTGACCAACACGCGCGAGATGATCGACGACGAGCTCAGCCGGGTTCGTCGCTCCGCCAATGCCGACCTGCAGCGCGCGGAAGCCAATGTCGCGGCGCTGGAAACCCAGCTTCAGGGCGTGACCTCCACCAGCGTCGACCAGAGCAGGGCCGAGATCCAGCTGCGCCAGCTTGAAAGCGAGGCGGACTCGCTCGCCACCGTCTATCGCGCCTTCCTCAGCCGGGCGAAGGAACTGGACGAGCAGAGCAGCATCGACACCAGCAATTCCCGCATCATCTCGCCGGCGGTGGCGCCGCTTCGCTCGATGGGCCCCTCCGGCCTTATCGTCCTGCTGGCGGCCGGCGTCTTCGGCACCATCATGGCGGCCGGTTGTGCCGTCGGCTGGGAGATCCTCAACGGCAAGCTCGGCTCGGAGCGCGAGCTGGTCGACATCACCGGCGTTCCGCTCATCGCCAGCATGTCGGTGCCCGGTACCCGCCGCGGCCTGCGTAAACGCGCCGACGACAACGTGGCGGAGCGCCAGTTGGCCGTCACCCGCATCGCCTTCGCGCTGCGCCATGCCTTCGAGAACGAGCGGCCTGCGCATGTGCTCGTGCTGGCAACCGGCAGCGGGACCGATATCGCACCGCTGTCGCGCGCGATTGCCGCCAGCCTTTACGACATGGGCGAGGATGTACTGTTGGCCCGTCCGGGCGACGGGACGGAGCGTCTGGCGGCCCCGTCCAGGACCACCGCCGTCGCCGAGGCGGGAGGGCGTTCGCGACTGTCCGCCCGTCGCCGGCAGGCCGAGACCGCCGCGCTGGCGCCGGCCGCGCCCTTTACCGTGGAGCGGCTGGACGGACGTGCCGGCCGGGCGGGTGTCGACGCCTTCGAGACCACGGGGGACGAGTTCCTGATCATCGACGGCGGGTCGGCGCTGTCCAATCCTCACCTCCCGATGCTTCTCGACTACAGCGACGCGATCCTGCTGGTCACCCGGGTCGGCGACACGGCCCGCTCCGATCTCGACCGCACGCTCGCCCTGCTCAAGCCCTGGGAAGAGCGGATGATCGGCAATGTCGCGCTGGCGGCCTGAAACGTCGGGCGGTCCCGTCTGGAGCAGACTTCCTGCTGCACGGCCGACCGCGGTGCGTCGGCCCGACACCTATGACCTGTGGATCCGGGCCGCCGGCCTGCTGGTCATCGGCACCATCGTCTTCAACTTCTTCCTGGCGTTCCTCAACACCCGCGTGATGGGGGTGTCGCAGAACATCGTGATGCTGGCGGAGCTTGTGCTGATCGCCGGCGCCATGATCCTGGCCGCCGACCGGCGCGCCGGGCTCTATGCGCTGCTGGCCGTCTATCTCGCCTATGTGGCGCTGATCCTGGCCTTGCGGCCCGAACTCGACCTGAAGGCGATCCGCGACGGGCTGATCCCGATCGCGTTCTATTTCCTGGGGCGCCGGGTCCGGGACATCGAGAGCGTCGACCGCATCGTGCTGCTGTCGGCAGGCATCGTTGTGGCAATCGGCTTCTTCGAGTATTTCCTGCTCGACGTCTTCATCGCCAATGTCAACGTGCTGAAATACTACATCTCCCGCGGCACGCTGGAGGTCGGCGACAACCTCATCGAGGATTCTTCGCTCTTCATCAGCGGCACCCGCATGCAGGGCCGCAACCTGCTGCCGTTCCTCGGCACCCACCGGGTGTCCTCGGTCTTCCTCGAGCCGGTGGCGATGGGCAATTACGGCGCCTTCCTGGTGCTGTGGGCGGTTTTCCGCAAGGACATGACCCATCGCTGGCTGCTTCTTGCCGCAGCCTCCATCGTCATCGTTCTCGGCGATGCGCGCTTCGGCATGATGGTCTGCTTTGCGCTGATCGCGGTGATCATGGTCTACCGCGTCATTCCCCGGCTGATCTGGGTGCTGGTTCCGGCCTTCATCACGCTGGCCATGGCCGTCTACGGCATGTCGACCGATGCGCTGCGCTGGGAAGACGATCTGGGCGGGCGCTGGCTGCACGCCTCTTGGCTGCTGCTCAAGCTCGACACGCAGGGCGTGTTCGGCATTTCCAGCTATGGCGGCTTCCTGGAGGATAACGGCTATGCCTATTCGCTCCACCAGCTCGGTCTCATCGGCATCGCCGGCCTGTGGTCGCTCTACATTTTCGCGCCGGTGCGCTCGCCCGATGCCTGGCGCTTCCGCGCCCCGCTCGTGACCTATATCTGTCTGCTGATGGTGGTCTCGGCTTCGTTCTATTCGATCAAGACCGCCGGGCTTCTGTGGTTCTGCGCCGGTGCCGTGGACGTGTGGCGCGGCTTTGCAGCTGGCCGTCAGCGCTTCGAAGACCCGAGCGCCTCGCGGTAGAAGTCCGCGTAGCGCTCGGCCGTGCTCTCCCAGGAATAGGTCTGCGCCACGGCCATGACCTCCTCGCGCAATCCCTTCGGATCGGCGGCAAGCCGGTCATGGGCAGCGGCAAGCGCGTTGGCCGCCTGCTCCGCATCGCCGAAATCCGTCAGCGCGATCCCGGGATGGCGCTGCGCGAAGGCGGAAAAGGCGGCATTGGGTTCGACCACCGGCACCAGGCCCGCGCTCATTGCCTCGATCAACGCGATGCCGAAGCCTTCATAGACGGAGGCGCTGGCGAACAGGCTCGCGCGGCCCGCGATCTCCCGCATGGCTGCATCGTCCGGGCCGACATGCAGCCGGGCCCGGCCTGCGAGCCCGCGTTCGCCGATCATCGCCTCCACGTCCTTGCCGCTCCAGTCGAACGGCGTGCCGACGATGTCGAGCGTCCACGCCGGATCGCGCCGGGCGAGGACCGCGAAGGCGTCGAGCACCCGGTCGATGCGCTTGTTGTGCGACAGCCGGCCGATGCTGACGATGCCCTTCACCGGGGCCTTGGCGCCCGCATCGCCGAGCTTGGAAAGGTCGACGCCGTTCTCGATCAAGCGCACCTTGCTGGGCGCGATGGCGTCGAAGCGCTCGTAGTCGCTCTGGCTGCAGCAGGCGATGCCGCGATAGGCGGTCGCGGAAAGCCGCGTCAGGGTGTTGAACCAGACCGTCTTCAGCCCGCCGGCCGTGCCGGAGTGGAAGAAGCCGCCATGGGTGGTGGCGACCAGTGGCCTGCGGTGGAACGGGGCGGCAAGGGCGAGCGCATCGAAGAAGAAGTCGATGGCATGGACATGCACGAGATCCGCGCCGGCAATGGCCTTGAAGATCCCTGGTGTGACGGGATAGCGCGTCGATCCGTGCCAGGGCAGGCGGATCACCTCGATGCCGTCGATGATCTCGCGCGCCGGCAGCTGCTCTCCCGTTCCGCCGCGAAACACCCGGTCGCAGGTCACGATCCTGACGCTGGCGAAACGGTCCTTCTGGCGGGCGGCCAGGCTTGCGACGAAGTCTTCCAGCCCGCCGACGCTCGGCCTGTACTGGCGCACCACATGCACCAGATGGAGCTCGCCGTCTTGCCGTGTCATGCGGCGGGGGCCGTCACGCCGGCCAGCGGATTGCCGCCGCGCGTAGCGAGTGCGCGGAACAGTCCGTCGATGCCGCATTCGGTGTAGGAGGCGGAATCGGTCGTGAACTCGGCATTCTGCCGCGGCAGGGTGAACATGTGGTCGGCATGGGCCGGGAACAGGCAGCCGGGCGTGGTGGTCACGGCGGTACGGAAACCCGCCTCGCGCGCGACCCTCGGCTCGCGCTCGCCGGAGAGCGACGGCGGGCCGTAGGGATAGGCGAAATGCGGCACCTCCCGGTCCAGCAACGCTTCCAGATAGGCCTTGTTGTCGGCGATGTCGGCGCGCAGCTCGTCCTCGTCCAGCAGGGCAAGGGCGCGGTGCGTCGTGGTATGGGCGCCGATCTCGATCAGCGGGTGCCGGTCGGCTGCCCTGACGCCGGCATCGTCCAGCACGTAGCGGGCGACGACGTCGGCAAGGCAGATCCCGTGCGCCTTGAATGTCGGGCCCAGCATCTCGGCCCGGCGGAAGTCTTCCCAGACCCACGCGACGGCGCGCCGCAGCCCGGCGATCTTGCTGTTGATGTCCCGGCAGGTGAACCGCTGCTCCATCGGCTCGATCTCGATCCGCTCGCGCGAGCGGAACAGCTCGGTCAGACCCAACCACCAGGCATTGATGGTGCGGGTCATCATTTCGGTCGGCACATAGATCGTGGCCGGCGCGGCGTATTTCTCCAGAATGGGAAGGGCAAGGTCGATGTTGGAGCGATAGCCGTCGTCGAAGGTGAGAACCGCGAAGGGACGGGGGTCGTTCTGGGCGATGCGCCGTGTCGCCTCGTCCAGCGTCACCACTTCCCGCTTGCGCCGCCGCAGTCCGGCCAGGATCCGCTCGAAGTCGCCGATCAGGCAGCCCTGGTCGAGATTTGCCCGGGTGTCGCGGGTAAAGTGGTGGAACATCAGGATGACGCCGGACCCGCCGTAGCGGTACCCGATCAGCCGGGTGAGACGGCTTTTTGCCAGCATGCGCAGCCCGAACGTCTTGATCCGCCGGCGTGTCCGCTCGCCGGTCGTCAGCTGCGGCGTAACGGTCGGTACGGCTTGCAGCAGGCTGTGTGTTCGTGCCGTCATCTTGTGGCCATCCTGTTGTGCAGGAAGTCTGTCGTTTTCGTGTCTTGTCTGGTCGAAAGCTAGCCGCAGACCATGAACGTCAGGTTGCAGGCACCGCGTCTCTCTTTCGTTTCGATTGCCATGGTAAAGCAAATTTGAAGGCAGGTGCCGATCCCGGTCTCTTGTGTTGCGGCAAGCTCCGGTTAACGCCATTGGCCGGAAACCGCACCCCGTTTGTGCCGGACCTCGCCGCGAACACGGCCGATTAACATGTTTTGGCTAGTCAGGTGGTGAGTTGAAACCAGCACGTACCAGACCCACGGAAATGCCCGGGCCGATGCGAATTTTGATGGCTTGCGCTGCCTTTCCTCCTTTCATGGACGGCGGAGGGCCCATTTCAGCCCTGATGCTGGCCCGCATGCTTGCGGGCGAGGGGCATGTGCTGCGCGTCGTCAATGTCGCGGACGAGGAGGCGCTGGAGCAGGCCGACGGTTTCGAGGTCCGGCGCATTCGCCCGCCCAACGTCTACTGGAACTACCGGCGCCCGCGTCCGACCTGGAAGAAGATCGCCTGGCATCTTTTGGAAAACGGCAACCCGCGCGCCTTCACGGCGATGCGCCGGGAGATTGCGGACTTCCGTCCCGACGTTCTGCTGACCGACAGCATCGAGAACATCAACGTCGCCTCCTGGGCGGCGGCCCGCTCGCTCGGCGTTCCGGTTGCGCATACGCTGCGCAGCGCCTTCCTGATGTGCTGGCGCGGCGTGATGCAAACGTCCGACGGGCGCAATTGCGACGGCCAGTGTTCCACCTGCTGGCTGACCTCGCTCGGCAAGCGGCACTTCACCCGCTATGTCGACGGGCTGTGCGGCGAAAGCCGGGAAGTCATCGAGCGCCATGTGTCGGCCGGCTACTTCCCCAACGCGGTGACCCGGCGCATTCCCGGCGCCATCGATCCGGTGCCCGGCGCGACGGCGCGGCGCTTTCCGGCGGACCGGCCGCTGCGCGTCGGCTTCCTCAGCGTTCATACCCCTTTCAAGGGACTGCAGGTTCTGGGCGAGGCGGCGGCGCGGATCGCTTCCGCGCGCCCGGTGGACTATGTCATTGCCGGCACCTCGCCGGACGGCAGCGATGCGAGGGAGCTGACGCGGGGCTTTCCCACGGACAGGACCCGGTTCCTCGGCTGGGCGGACCCGGCGACCTTCTTCCCGCAGGTCGACCTGCTGGTCTTTCCCTCCATCGGCCGCGAGGCCTTCGGCCGGGTCGCCATCGAGGCCTTCGCCCATGGCGTGCCGGTGCTCGGCTCCGACCTTGGCGGCATTGCCGAAACCGTCATTCCGGACCATAACGGCTTCCTGTTCCCGGCCGGCGATGCAGCATCGCTTGCCGGGCTTATCGAGCAGGTCGCCGGCGACGGCGCCCTCTTCGAACGTATTTCGCAAGGAGCGCTCGCCTCTGCCGAGCTCTACTACCGGCCGCAGATCGCGGCAGCCTATACCCAGTTTCTGGAGACTGCAGTGGAACATGCGGCAGCGCGCGCCAGCGGTGTGCGGGAGCAGGTGGCCTCATGATCGAGCGGATCCGAGCGATCGCCGCCGGCAAGGGCTTTCGGAAGATCTTCTGGTCCCTGGTCAGCCGGGGCAGCAGCACCGTGCTGAGCTTCGCCCTGCTGTTCGTGGCGAGCCATGTGCTCGATACGAACGAGTACGGCCTCTACATCTTCCTCTTCTCCGTGGGGTCCTCGCTGGGCCTGATCGCGGTGTTCGGCCAGCAGGTCCTGCTGGTGAAGCACTTCCGACTGGCGACGCATGCGCGCGGGGAAACCAACCAGTCGCTCCTCTACTACAATGCCTTGTGGCTGGGCATCGGCTGCGGCGGACAGGTGCTCGCCGCCCTCGTCATCTGGCTGTTTTCCGACCGGATTCCCTATCCGTACGACCACCTGCCCATTGCCTTGCTGTTCGGCGCGATCTTCACGCTCAGCGAGTACATGCAGAGCTACTTCATCGTTCATGCGCGGATCGTGCTGGCCCTGGTTCCGCGGGAGAACCTCTGGCGCCTGCTGTCCTGTGTGGCTCTGGCCGTGCTTGCCTGGGCAGGCTTGCTGCAGACAGGTGCGCTCGCCATCGAGATCGTCACCGGCCTGCTCGCGCTGATGGTCGGCTACCAGTTCGTCCGCTTCGTCGCCCATGAAGGGCTCGGCTTCCTGCATGCACCCAGTGCGCGCGCCGAGGTGCCCTCGGGCGAATGGCGGCGCGAGACGCTGACTTTCTCCGCCAACGGCTTCTTCTCCGCAGCGGCGCTGTATTTCGAGACGATCCTGATCGGCGTTGCCATCGGGCTCGACATTGCCGCCTTCTATTTCGTCGCTACCCGCATCGCCTCCCTGCTGATCCTGCCGGTGCTGGCGATCGATACGGTCGGCGTGCCGCTAATCTCCGCCCGCTTTCAGGAGCGGGACCACGAAGGCGCACAAAAGCTCGTCTCCATGCTCTCGGCCGGCAGCTTCGCCCTTGCCCTCATCGGCGGGGTGGTGCTGTTCGTGATCGGCCCCTTCGTGCTGCATCTCTTCGACCCGTCCTTCGTCGAGCATTTTCCGGTGCTCGTGCTGCTGTCCATCGGGGCAATCGCCCATGCCTTTTTCGGCCCCGGCACCTGGCTGATGATGATCGGCGGCGGCGAGGCGCATCTGCTCAAGGCGCGCAGCGTGGTCTTTGTGGTCTATCTCGGATTGCTGTTCGTGCTGGCCAGCCAGTTCGGGCCGGAGGGCGTTGCCATGGCCGGCGTCATCGAGCTGGTGACGCTGCACCTGATCTCGCGGCGCTGGGTCCTGCGCCACTGGCAGGTCGACAATGCAGCCATTTCCTTCCTGACCCTGCGGTGGCGCGAGAAGCGCGCGGCCGCCCGGCCGGTGAGCGAGGAGGCGGCCCAGGCGGCGGGAGCAGGAGACAATGGGCGTTCGTGAGTTCGTCACCGCGGGCGTTCTCGCCTCGCTGTTGCTCGGCCCGGCTGGTGCGAACGCCGCCGAGTGCCTGCGCGGGGCCAATGCCGCCGGAGCCGAGTTCGGCGAGGTCCTGCCCGGCGAGTTCGGCCGCCACTACATCTACCCCTCGGCCGAAACCCTGCGCTACCTGCGATCCAAGGGCATGAACGTCATCCGCCTGCCGTTCCGCTGGGAGCGACTGCAGAAGAAGCAGTTCGCCGAGTTCGACCCGGCCGAGCTGAAGCGGCTTCAGGAGACGGTCGCCACCGCCACCGGTCTCGGCCTGACGGTGGTGCTCGATCCCAGCAACTTCGCCATGTATTACCAGAAGAACATCGGCGGCGAGGACGTGCCCATCGAGGCCTTTGCCGACTTCTGGCGCCGGCTCGCGCCGCTCTTTTCGGGGCGCGACGACATCATCTACCTGATCATGAACGAGCCGGCCTTCGTCACGGCGCAGCAATGGCTGCCGGCGGCGAACGCGGCCATCGCCGAAGTGCGCAAGGCCGGCGCGGACAATTTCATCCTCGTGCCCGGCACGATCTGGACAGCGGCCGTGCACTGGTACGCGGACCAGGAAGGTGGCTCCAACGCCGAGGTGATGCGCGGCGTCGTCGACCCGATGAACCACTACGGCTTCGACATCCACCAGTATCTCGACGACGACTATTCCGGCACCAAGACCGCTTGCAACAAGGTGGACGAGGCGATTGCCGGGCTGGAGCGCGTCACCGCCTGGATGGAGGAAACCGGCAACCGCGCCTTTCTCGGCGAGTTCGGCGGCCATGCCCGCCCCGACTGCTATCGCGGCCTTGCCCGTGTCGTCAGCCTGCTGAACTCGCGCCCC comes from Stappia sp. 28M-7 and encodes:
- a CDS encoding lipopolysaccharide biosynthesis protein; amino-acid sequence: MIERIRAIAAGKGFRKIFWSLVSRGSSTVLSFALLFVASHVLDTNEYGLYIFLFSVGSSLGLIAVFGQQVLLVKHFRLATHARGETNQSLLYYNALWLGIGCGGQVLAALVIWLFSDRIPYPYDHLPIALLFGAIFTLSEYMQSYFIVHARIVLALVPRENLWRLLSCVALAVLAWAGLLQTGALAIEIVTGLLALMVGYQFVRFVAHEGLGFLHAPSARAEVPSGEWRRETLTFSANGFFSAAALYFETILIGVAIGLDIAAFYFVATRIASLLILPVLAIDTVGVPLISARFQERDHEGAQKLVSMLSAGSFALALIGGVVLFVIGPFVLHLFDPSFVEHFPVLVLLSIGAIAHAFFGPGTWLMMIGGGEAHLLKARSVVFVVYLGLLFVLASQFGPEGVAMAGVIELVTLHLISRRWVLRHWQVDNAAISFLTLRWREKRAAARPVSEEAAQAAGAGDNGRS
- a CDS encoding glycosyltransferase family 4 protein is translated as MTRQDGELHLVHVVRQYRPSVGGLEDFVASLAARQKDRFASVRIVTCDRVFRGGTGEQLPAREIIDGIEVIRLPWHGSTRYPVTPGIFKAIAGADLVHVHAIDFFFDALALAAPFHRRPLVATTHGGFFHSGTAGGLKTVWFNTLTRLSATAYRGIACCSQSDYERFDAIAPSKVRLIENGVDLSKLGDAGAKAPVKGIVSIGRLSHNKRIDRVLDAFAVLARRDPAWTLDIVGTPFDWSGKDVEAMIGERGLAGRARLHVGPDDAAMREIAGRASLFASASVYEGFGIALIEAMSAGLVPVVEPNAAFSAFAQRHPGIALTDFGDAEQAANALAAAHDRLAADPKGLREEVMAVAQTYSWESTAERYADFYREALGSSKR
- a CDS encoding polysaccharide deacetylase family protein, with protein sequence MTARTHSLLQAVPTVTPQLTTGERTRRRIKTFGLRMLAKSRLTRLIGYRYGGSGVILMFHHFTRDTRANLDQGCLIGDFERILAGLRRRKREVVTLDEATRRIAQNDPRPFAVLTFDDGYRSNIDLALPILEKYAAPATIYVPTEMMTRTINAWWLGLTELFRSRERIEIEPMEQRFTCRDINSKIAGLRRAVAWVWEDFRRAEMLGPTFKAHGICLADVVARYVLDDAGVRAADRHPLIEIGAHTTTHRALALLDEDELRADIADNKAYLEALLDREVPHFAYPYGPPSLSGEREPRVAREAGFRTAVTTTPGCLFPAHADHMFTLPRQNAEFTTDSASYTECGIDGLFRALATRGGNPLAGVTAPAA
- a CDS encoding glycoside hydrolase family 5 protein, with the protein product MGVREFVTAGVLASLLLGPAGANAAECLRGANAAGAEFGEVLPGEFGRHYIYPSAETLRYLRSKGMNVIRLPFRWERLQKKQFAEFDPAELKRLQETVATATGLGLTVVLDPSNFAMYYQKNIGGEDVPIEAFADFWRRLAPLFSGRDDIIYLIMNEPAFVTAQQWLPAANAAIAEVRKAGADNFILVPGTIWTAAVHWYADQEGGSNAEVMRGVVDPMNHYGFDIHQYLDDDYSGTKTACNKVDEAIAGLERVTAWMEETGNRAFLGEFGGHARPDCYRGLARVVSLLNSRPDIWTGWTIWAAGDWWGDYPLSVQPLEDGLDRPQMVAIEPFIARKTPEERTCEALRRR
- a CDS encoding UDP-phosphate alpha N-acetylglucosaminyltransferase, which gives rise to MRRPDTYDLWIRAAGLLVIGTIVFNFFLAFLNTRVMGVSQNIVMLAELVLIAGAMILAADRRAGLYALLAVYLAYVALILALRPELDLKAIRDGLIPIAFYFLGRRVRDIESVDRIVLLSAGIVVAIGFFEYFLLDVFIANVNVLKYYISRGTLEVGDNLIEDSSLFISGTRMQGRNLLPFLGTHRVSSVFLEPVAMGNYGAFLVLWAVFRKDMTHRWLLLAAASIVIVLGDARFGMMVCFALIAVIMVYRVIPRLIWVLVPAFITLAMAVYGMSTDALRWEDDLGGRWLHASWLLLKLDTQGVFGISSYGGFLEDNGYAYSLHQLGLIGIAGLWSLYIFAPVRSPDAWRFRAPLVTYICLLMVVSASFYSIKTAGLLWFCAGAVDVWRGFAAGRQRFEDPSASR
- a CDS encoding GumC family protein, which produces MIDIYQIPGILKKRMIWLIILPLLFMTLALVYLTMRTPNYRAVVELLIEPQALQIVGNEIVSRQGGDSVQRLAIDSQTYVILSNSALNEVIDKLDLENDPAILPKSGGLLSRLLGSGKEPSAQDRRAAAVNALRERLQVMRIENSFVFNIFMQHPDRFKAAEIANEAARIYLDEQRTRRTESTLRASVELQAQADGLRKRVEEAEAKVEAFRAENGLIRTSERGLVVGQRLQELNSQLTQARVELEGARANAELLAGLTADAIEGGSLPVRLQTSTLGSLRVQYARIAEREAQAATTLGANHPQLRELRSQLTNTREMIDDELSRVRRSANADLQRAEANVAALETQLQGVTSTSVDQSRAEIQLRQLESEADSLATVYRAFLSRAKELDEQSSIDTSNSRIISPAVAPLRSMGPSGLIVLLAAGVFGTIMAAGCAVGWEILNGKLGSERELVDITGVPLIASMSVPGTRRGLRKRADDNVAERQLAVTRIAFALRHAFENERPAHVLVLATGSGTDIAPLSRAIAASLYDMGEDVLLARPGDGTERLAAPSRTTAVAEAGGRSRLSARRRQAETAALAPAAPFTVERLDGRAGRAGVDAFETTGDEFLIIDGGSALSNPHLPMLLDYSDAILLVTRVGDTARSDLDRTLALLKPWEERMIGNVALAA
- a CDS encoding glycosyltransferase, whose protein sequence is MDGGGPISALMLARMLAGEGHVLRVVNVADEEALEQADGFEVRRIRPPNVYWNYRRPRPTWKKIAWHLLENGNPRAFTAMRREIADFRPDVLLTDSIENINVASWAAARSLGVPVAHTLRSAFLMCWRGVMQTSDGRNCDGQCSTCWLTSLGKRHFTRYVDGLCGESREVIERHVSAGYFPNAVTRRIPGAIDPVPGATARRFPADRPLRVGFLSVHTPFKGLQVLGEAAARIASARPVDYVIAGTSPDGSDARELTRGFPTDRTRFLGWADPATFFPQVDLLVFPSIGREAFGRVAIEAFAHGVPVLGSDLGGIAETVIPDHNGFLFPAGDAASLAGLIEQVAGDGALFERISQGALASAELYYRPQIAAAYTQFLETAVEHAAARASGVREQVAS
- a CDS encoding WecB/TagA/CpsF family glycosyltransferase, with protein sequence MTREIAKTDQDSVQIGPVAIARLSRTDAIRRLLAVPGSGTRLAVAFANAHGLLLAMDDPAFAKALAQFLVLNDGIGAEIGARVLSGAGFEDNLNGTDFVPALLDAAPHGTRVYLFGARPEVVEKAAGVFAARHSTITICGWRNGYFGEDEIPEIIADINAARPDILLVAMGNPRQEFLINRLWSDLDVPLALGVGALFDFTAGEVTRAPSLLRHNGLEWVYRLWQEPKRLGQRYTSGIIRYLWKILCLKLSGKSARA